Genomic segment of Erythrobacter sp. BLCC-B19:
CGATATGGGCGGCGACCGACAACCCGCAGCGGCTGGTCTATGGCGTGCCGGGGCAGCCGGTGATGGTCTCGATCGAGTGCCAGCGGCCCGCCGCGCCTGATGCTAGCCTGCGGATCACCCGCCACGCTCCGGCCGATAGCGGCGCGGCGGCGCTGCTGGCGCTGATCGGCAATGGCTATATCGGGCGCTTCCCGGTCGATGCGAGAGAGGTTGCCGGGCGGGTGCTGTGGCAGGGCGAGGCCCCTGCCCTGCGGCCCGAGTGGGACGCGCTGAAGCCCGAACGCGAGGCGACGGTGACCGTGCCGGGTGCGGGGCTGGTCAGGCTCAACCCCAGCCCGCTGCCGATGGAACTGGTGACGGCGTGCCGGGGCGCGCCTATCCCGCCGCCGGTGGTGATTCCGGAACCGATGCCGGAGCCGGTCCTGTCACCGATCCCCTGAGGCGCGCTGCTCCAGCAGTCCGGGGGCGAGCACCTGCGGCAATTGCTCGGGGCTGGCCGCGCCCGGCGCATACCACAGATAGAGCGGCACGCCCGCTGCGCCCTGCTGCGTCAGGAAAGCGGTGATCGCTTCATCCTTCACCGTCCAGTCGCCCACAAGCACCTGCACACCCGCTGCCTCGAAGGCGGCGCGGGTGCTCTCGCGCTCGATCGCGGCGGCTTCGTTGGCCTTGCAGGTGATGCACCAGTCGGCGGTGAAATAGAGGAACACCGGCTTGCCCGATGCCCGCGCTGCGGCCAGCGCGTCGGCGCTGAAGGGCTTGCTGGCGAGGATGCTCTGATGCGCGCGCGCGGCCTTGGCCTCATAGACCGAGGGCAGGCCGATCAGCGCAAAGGCGAGGAAAGGCGCGGCGACGAGGCCGAAGGCGGGCCAGGCCATCTTGCCGGCGCGTTGCAGCCTGCCCACCACAAACAGCGCCGCCACCACGCCGAACACCAGCACCAGCGCGATGAGGCCGAAAGGCTTGCCGCCCAGCTGCACCGTCAGCCACAGCAGCGCCAGCGCGGTGAGCGCCATCGGCAGCGCCATGATCCGGCGGAACCGCTCCATCCACGCGCCGGGCTTGGGCAGCATCCGCCGCAAGGGGGGCACGAAGCCGAGCAGCAGAAACGGCAGCGCCAGCCCCAGCCCGAGCATCCCGAACAGCAGCAGCGCTTGCGGCACGGGCAGCAGCAACGCCGCGCCCAGCGCCGCCGCCATGAACGGCCCGGTGCACGGTGTCGCCACAAAGGCCGCGAGCAGCCCCGTGGCAAAGGCGCCGGTCTTCTCGCCCCCCATATTCACCGAAATCGCCGGGAGTTCGAACAGCCCGGCAAAGTTGGCGGTGATGACAGCGGCGAGCACCAGCAGCGCGACCACCACGCCCGGCTCCTGCAACTGGAACGCCCAGCCGACCTGCTCCCCCGCCGCGCGCAGCGCCAGCAGAACCGCGCCAAGGCCGAGGCAGGCGATCACCACGCCTGCGGTATAGGCGACCCCCTCGGCCCGCGCCTGCGCCTCGCTCTCGCCGGCGCGGGCGAGCGCGATGGCCTTGAGGCTGAGGATGGGGAAGACGCAGGGCATGATGTTGAGCAAGAGCCCGCCCGCCAGCGCGCCGAGGATCAGCGTCCATAGCGGCGCGCCCGCAGCCGGGGCCGCGCCTGTTCCGGCAACCAGCTCGCCCCCGACCGGCACCGTGCCGAGATCGGCGACGAACCGCACCCCGCCCGCGCCTTCGCCGAAGGACAGGATG
This window contains:
- a CDS encoding protein-disulfide reductase DsbD; the protein is MHRARIFPQLTRQFAAWVLALVASVLLALPAAAQPRPLPPTPLFGSDKIPVELYAAGAPVEGKAWLLALHFTPSAPEWHGYWSNPGDAGAGMKLKLDLPPDWEVGEPLYPVPHKLVLAGLMNHIYEGPYTILVPVTPGPSVNLMDMGPVKASVDYLACSDVCVPQHADLVARSGGDFARWRAEIAPLLDARASFAIERQTLRIAIPLPQGMALADPHVFVANERLVAHAAPQVFRRVGDWLVAEIPLDKYGTREAAGLAGILSFGEGAGGVRFVADLGTVPVGGELVAGTGAAPAAGAPLWTLILGALAGGLLLNIMPCVFPILSLKAIALARAGESEAQARAEGVAYTAGVVIACLGLGAVLLALRAAGEQVGWAFQLQEPGVVVALLVLAAVITANFAGLFELPAISVNMGGEKTGAFATGLLAAFVATPCTGPFMAAALGAALLLPVPQALLLFGMLGLGLALPFLLLGFVPPLRRMLPKPGAWMERFRRIMALPMALTALALLWLTVQLGGKPFGLIALVLVFGVVAALFVVGRLQRAGKMAWPAFGLVAAPFLAFALIGLPSVYEAKAARAHQSILASKPFSADALAAARASGKPVFLYFTADWCITCKANEAAAIERESTRAAFEAAGVQVLVGDWTVKDEAITAFLTQQGAAGVPLYLWYAPGAASPEQLPQVLAPGLLEQRASGDR